The following are encoded together in the Culex pipiens pallens isolate TS chromosome 1, TS_CPP_V2, whole genome shotgun sequence genome:
- the LOC120430679 gene encoding uncharacterized protein LOC120430679, translating into MTAGGSSALKDNPGMFWFCENCRNNSLFRLHRKVGYIHESVEASRILLRRVETNLESKIETCFNMIRNLAKVNSLSNATLRACCGDQRDTTALDLSLRSNADKATESAADANGKRKLSEDSVDDDADVDAAVPEGPSKRIRNLQQSPSPAADDLADLPTPTLAYVAVPASATTPHVEPPEQPDLPAQAIEPVVAPSTVSSGNYISSICPAEAGRDTAPQLSDFQSSQYYVLFDDDGNIIQRTPVTPPFIVQPALSVDVADPSIEPTADCETAMDTSTGLPNDQQPAVDLPGLGQPAQPNVTEQLLIANPPSQHKTVEPRVSSVSANCAIPVGQHTLSRAEFHSVPVNFSSHPDVFGPCCSSNTATVSTSVGQSTPNRAEFYPANFSSKHVVSGSCGTTTGSTAGELPTPNRAEPRAFFVFRSANISDQPGVFRSVATPSHARANRVAMTTSSIGPAVQNANFPVPQFIQPVNSTTSYYHLGQNPPVAGRYHSALQNVTSPAPHFIQPGNLTTGICPAGAPGTAPPLSGFQPVPVNTTTSFNRHGQNPPVTGRYYSVLQNVTPPAPQFIRPGNLTTGICPAGAPGTAPPLSGSQPVPVNTTTSFNRHGQNPPVTGRYYSVLQNVTSLAPQFIRPGNLTTGICPAGAPGTAPPLSGFQPVPVNATTSFNYPGHNLPGAGQNNSALQNVTSPAPQHFRPAAVRGNSARRRRNPPIPGQASLPVFRFGSSHSSEPSLVPQQYLNNYAQSEPSLANNAQLTQPYLMPQSRNPLPRGPSPVSNQSRPSTRSNDTSILCWESTLAPPPTCNSQSFATKSFYVKPFDPQTTEEQIVAYIQGRTGWDASHFNCRRLTSDSRSDARPLTFVSFKVTVPDHPDFIHSICDKEFWPSFVSVDAFTLKRRS; encoded by the exons ATGACTGCCGGCGGTTCATCTGCACTTAAGGACAACCCGGGAATGTTTTGGTTCTGCGAGAACTGTAGAAACAATTCGCTGTTTCGACTGCATCGCAAGGTTGGCTACATCCACGAATCAGTTGAGGCGTCTCGGATTCTCCTGAGAAGGGTGGAAACCAACCTCGAGTCAAAAATTGAAACCTGCTTCAACATGATTCGAAACCTCGCCAAGGTGAACTCCTTATCGAACGCAACTCTCAGAGCTTGCTGTGGTGATCAACGTGACACAACCGCTTTGGATCTCTCCCTTCGTTCGAATGCTGACAAGGCCACCGAATCAGCTGCTGATGCGAACGGGAAACGTAAACTCAGCGAGGACAGCGTTGATGACGACGCCGACGTCGATGCCGCTGTTCCCGAAGGCCCGTCGAAACGTATCAGGAACCTTCAACAAAGCCCTTCTCCTGCCGCTGACGACCTGGCCGATCTTCCTACTCCAACTTTGGCTTATGTGGCCGTTCCTGCAAGCGCCACAACACCGCACGTTGAGCCTCCCGAGCAGCCGGATCTTCCTGCTCAAGCCATCGAACCTGTGGTTGCACCATCTACAGTTTCCTCAGGTAACTACATTTCGAGTATATGTCCGGCCGAGGCAGGACGCGATACTGCACCACAATTAAGTGATTTTCAATCCAGCCAGTACTATGTCCTGTTCGACGACGACGGCAACATAATCCAGCGAACTCCTGTGACACCACCCTTCATTGTACAACCTGCGCTTTCTGTCGACGTTGCTGATCCTTCCATCGAGCCAACAGCTGACTGCGAGACTGCCATGGATACTTCAACAGGCCTTCCGAATGACCAGCAGCCTGCCGTTGATCTTCCTGGTCTTGGCCAACCGGCTCAACCCAACGTGACTGAACAACTCCTCATTGCCAACCCTCCGAGCCAACACAAAACTGTCGAACCCCGCGTTTCATCCGTCTCCGCAAACTGTGCCATCCCCGTGGGACAGCACACGCTCAGCCGAGCTGAATTTCACTCAGTTCCAGTTAACTTCTCGAGCCATCCTGATGTTTTCGGACCCTGCTGCTCATCCAACACCGCAACGGTTTCCACCTCCGTGGGACAGTCCACGCCAAACCGAGCTGAGTTTTACCCAGCGAATTTCTCGAGCAAACACGTTGTTTCCGGGTCCTGCGGTACAACCACCGGTTCCACAGCCGGTGAACTGCCCACGCCGAACCGTGCCGAGCCTCGcgcattttttgtatttcggTCAG CAAACATCTCAGACCAACCCGGCGTGTTTAGGTCTGTCGCCACGCCAAGCCACGCCAGAGCAAACCGTGTTGCTATGACGACCAGTTCCATAGGACCTGCTGTGCAGAACGCGAATTTCCCAGTACCGCAATTCATCCAGCCAGTTAACTCGACAACCAGCTACTACCACCTTGGACAAAATCCACCAGTCGCCGGACGATACCACTCAGCCTTGCAGAACGTGACTTCCCCGGCACCGCATTTCATCCAGCCAGGTAATTTGACAACCGGTATATGTCCGGCCGGAGCACCCGGTACTGCCCCGCCTCTCAGTGGTTTTCAACCCGTTCCAGTAAACACGACGACCAGCTTCAACCGCCATGGACAAAATCCACCAGTCACCGGACGATACTACTCTGTCTTGCAGAACGTGACTCCTCCGGCACCGCAATTCATCCGGCCAGGTAATTTGACTACCGGTATATGTCCGGCCGGAGCACCCGGTACTGCCCCGCCTCTCAGTGGTTCTCAACCCGTTCCAGTAAACACGACGACCAGCTTCAACCGCCATGGACAAAATCCACCAGTCACCGGACGATACTACTCTGTCTTGCAGAACGTGACTTCCCTGGCACCACAATTCATCCGGCCAGGTAACTTGACTACCGGTATATGTCCGGCCGGAGCACCCGGTACTGCCCCGCCTCTCAGTGGTTTTCAACCCGTTCCAGTGAACGCGACGACAAGCTTCAACTACCCTGGACACAATCTACCAGGCGCCGGACAAAACAACTCCGCCTTGCAGAACGTTACATCCCCGGCACCGCAACACTTCCGGCCAGCTGCTGTGAGGGGTAATTCCGCACGTCGTCGAAGAAATCCACCGATCCCCGGACAAGCATCGCTGCCAGTCTTTCGATTTGGTTCGTCGCACTCAAGTGAACCATCTCTGGTACCACAGCAATACCTCAACAACTACGCCCAGTCAGAACCATCGCTCGCTAACAACGCCCAGCTGACTCAGCCGTACCTGATGCCTCAATCTCGCAACCCGTTACCTCGTGGACCATCTCCGGTATCCAACCAATCACGGCCATCAACACGGTCGAATGATACATCGATCTTATGCTGGGAATCAACTCTGGCTCCCCCACCCACCTGTAACAGCCAATCGTTTGCTACCAAATCGTTTTATGTAAAACCTTTCGACCCTCAGACCACTGAAGAACAAATCGTAGCCTACATCCAGGGTAGAACGGGGTGGGACGCTAGCCATTTTAATTGCCGTCGGCTGACTTCTGATTCTCGCTCAGATGCCCGTCCTTTGACATTTGTGTCGTTCAAAGTCACCGTGCCTGACCATCCTGACTTCATTCACTCTATCTGTGACAAAGAATTCTGGCCTTCTTTCGTCAGCGTTGATGCTTTCACACTAAAACGTCGTTCATAG